The following DNA comes from Eriocheir sinensis breed Jianghai 21 chromosome 37, ASM2467909v1, whole genome shotgun sequence.
aactctgtgggcgtccccttagcCTCTTCCATAGGATTGTTTCTTACAGAATCAACTCGATGAGCAGGATATGAACCTAGGACCGCAGATTTGTAGGTAAGCACGCCAACCACTTTGACAAATTACAGCCACTTACAAACATGATTAGCTTACAACCAATTGCAGTCACTACACAATTTATTTCagttcttagtttttttttttttttgatatctTGAGTCGGATGCTTTTCTtgaccactatatatatatatatatatatatatatatatatatatatatatatatatatatatatatatatatatatatatatatatatatatatatatatatatatatatatatatatatatatatatatatatatatatatatatatatatatatatatatatatatatatatatatatatatatatatatatatatatatatatatatatatatatatatatatatatatatatatatatatatatatatatatatatatatatatatatatatatatatatatatatatatatatatatatatatatatatatatatatatatatatatatatatatatatatatatatatatatatattatatatatatatatatatatatatatatatatatatatatatatatatatatatatatatatatatatatatatatatatatatatatatatatatccaataaGATTGAATGAttgcaaataaatgaaaaaaaaaaaaaaaaaaaactaacaataacTTTAAGCAACTTCATGGAAAAATAATCCTTCCTGTGCTTTTGGGAGGCCAATAAATAAAAATGGTAGGCAATATGGATTTTATGGAATAGAATATGTTGTTTGCTTAatgttaccattattattatcttcagtATATCCTACAACCAGCATGATGGAAAGTCAGCACTCGACCCATTCAGCCTGTGAGCTCTAAGTCTGTACTTACGGAAATTGAGGGATGGTGTAattatattttttctactttctacAGTTTTGTGAGAGTTAGGTGTGAGGCAGCAGACCAGCTACTGCTGCATTCAGTGGTGAAAAGCGCTTATTTCAGTAACTATCAgacagtgacgtgtgtgtgtgtgtaaagccttACCTCAACACCAACATCATGTTCTATACTGGTAAGTTTTACATTGATATGGGTGCCTGACATACAGAAGAAACATTATCATAGGATGAATGAAGAAAACTTAACctgctttttctttattcttagaTATTGATATTTCTTTGACCCAACACCTTAGACTGGCCTCTGTGTCTGAATGAGGTCGTCTCTATAAACACAGCCAACTGTCTTTCATCCCACAGCATTGCGGGCAATTTCTcttgataagaaaaataataataattataataataataatgacaataataaactTCCCTCTGTGCTGTGGCTATGTACAACCATAACCGTCCAAGCTGATATGAACCAAACTCTTGTTCTGGTAGACCCTTAGTTCTCAGGGCCACTCAAACAACAAGGCGCAAGACTAATGCAGAGAGGCAATGACAAACagctccttcctccctgcctgtcTCGTATACCAGCATCAATTTTACTTCTCCAGGGCTTCAAAAGAAGCAAGCAGTCTTGTGCTTGAAATTgagccttcttttcctttgttcattatggaaaagaaaaacaaataaatgtaAAACTAATCAAACTGATGACAGTGCTTCCCATGACCTCAAGATCCATGTATAAAACATCAACAtattataaaaataatgataaatgatcACAAAGGAAGAAACCTTAACTTTGTTCAACTTACAGGtcaagaaggaaataataaatcaGTGACCTTTCCAAATGGCTTGAAAACTGGAGACAAATCTAATCAAACTTTGTACAGTGAGATGCTTGCCTGACTGGCAGAGAGCAGAGGAAGGCGGAAAGAATCAACTTTAAACCACCTGTATTTAAAGactaaggaaaagagagagagagagagagagagagagagagagagagagagagagagagagagagagagagagagagagagagagagagagagagagagagagagagagagagagagagagagagagagagagagagagagagagagagagagagagagagagagagagagagagagagagagagagagagagagagagagagagagagagagagagagagagagagagagagagagagagagagagagagagagagagagagagagagagagagagagagagagagagagagagagagagagagagagagagagagagagagagagagagagagagagagagagagagagagagagagagagagagagagagagagagagagagagagagagagagagagagagagagagagagagagagagagagagagagagagagagagagagagagagagagagagagagagagagagagagagagagagagagagagagagagagagagagagagagagagagagagagagagagagagagagagagagagagagagagagagagagagagagagagagagagagagagagagagagagagagagagagagagagagagagagagagagagagagagagaatgagagacagagatagagattcacacacactcactctctcacccatcacacactcacacacacacaccatacacacacaaatcATCCACACACCCACTCtgacacacccaacacacactcttccttctcacccctacacacccctcacacaaacacactagaATACAtggaaaacacatacaaacattGAACATAGAGGAATGTTGTTGTAACTTATCCTTCAGAAAATATGGGCAAAACAGAAATTTCTGTATCTTAATCAAGAAAGAAATCTGGAattctcaccatcatcagcatagaaaaaaaacacatcaacaaaaaacaaattaatttTCCTTTCTATCAGTATGGCCATCCTGGGTCCCAGCCATAACTAACACATAGCATTGGGAGGTAACAAATGAACAAAAACAAACCTCCTGGGTCCCAGTTACACCAACACATAGCATTATTGGGTAAAATAAAATGGACAAACACACCTCtggaaagatataaaaaagaaaaaaatactgtcaTCCAAGTATTCATTAGAATATGACAGACACGTGATGGACCTTTCTTTAGCTATTCTGTGCCTCTGAAGGACAGACAGCAGGGGCAGCATATGGAACCTGAAACAAAAGATTTAATCACAAAACATCAGTACTTGGACCACCCCAGACTGCAAGGGTGACTGCAGTGTATGAGCATACCATCAAACATTGCCAAACCAATCTCTCATCCTCCCATTGAGCCCCAAACACCACAGCACACCAATATGAGTCACTAACACAGCACAGACACAGTTTGTTTATCTCCAGCCAAGGCCCATCACTAACACCCCACCACTCtgtccatccatccctctctagCATGGCTTGGTGGAGGGGgctgtggtgatggggtggtgtggAATGGGTGTGTGGTTATGGTGGGGGCAGAGATGTGGCTGGCCCACCACACCAGAGTTGGGGACAGCTACAGCACAGCCACGATGGCAGAACTGCTGGAATCGCTGTCGAAGTGTTTGTCGCAGCTCGGCACGTTTCTGCTTCACCACCCCAAGTCGGGCCCGCCAAGCCTGCACCTCAGCCTCTGGGATCTCCTCATCCTCACACCTGGAGTCCTGTGCGGGGAAGCAGAGAAAGGCATTATTGGGATAAGCATGGCAATTGGGATTTCAATGAGGATTTGGAGGGAGAGAACTCAACAGCCTGTTCTATcccataaggaaaaataaggatgtTCAATGACAAGAAGAATAAgatttggagggagagaaagattctTCACACCTTGAATCCTATGGGGAGAGAAGAAATCAATTAAAAGGGATAGAATCTTCATAAAATTAGTTATGACTAAGATAAGGATTTGAAGAGCACCCTTACAGTATAATAGactcaaaaagaaaacaaatacacactcacttgtcaccacaatgcaccaacactaacaattacacttgattcacttccctcccttgcacACTCAGCTCCCCCATCCCCCAAACAGCCAACCCAActatgcatgttatgcacctgcaTGGTGGCCTGCACATTACTTATCAAGATCAAGATGTGTGAGTGATCAGCAGGTTTGTGGGGTAGAAAGTGAGTGAACTAAAGCACAAAAACACATGTGGGGAAGGAGATACAAATAACATTTGACGTAAGAGGAATGTAAAGGGGTGCCTTTGTAGTGCAAACTCAgcaaataaaagaacaagaacatgagagAGGAGATACTCACATCCAACATCTGCTGCAGGGAGAGTGTGAAGGGCTGGGTATGTCGTGGCAGGGATGGGGACAGTGGAGGCTGGAGGGCCTCACTGTGCTCCATATCattgtggtgagggtggtgtggtgtgtgtggggctgAGGGGTCCTCCAGGTGGTCCTCATGGTGGTGGGAGCACAGGCCCTCACCACAGGCCACCTCTGAAGAGTCCCGAGATGATCCCTGGGCTGAGCAATAACCTCCGTCGCGCGATCCCTGTGACCACAACAACACTTAAGATACTCCATGCTGACAGGATATGACCCACTTAGCTTTCTTCAAGTATTACCCCCTCACACATAAACTAGCCAAAACAACAACACTCAGGTTATAAGTTTCACAGTTCTTGATCACATACTTTTGCTCCTCTCCAAATATTTAGAATGCTTGTTAGAgtaatagaattttttttttctttaattcaatAAAAATTATCCAAGTTCTTATAGAAAAGACTCCTAACCCTCATCTCTCATTCCCTATTAATGCATAACAAATACAGCATACAGAGCATGTAGATGTGCCCTTATACCTCCAGTCTCAGGGAACTGAGTAGCAATCTTCACGCATCCTTTACTGACAGATCCCTGAAGTTACCCAATTCACGTCTTGGTGGCAGAAGGAAATAATCAAGGACATACAGTGACCTCTACCACTCTCTCTATGGTCTAAGTTTCTATTCCCatatgttttaaaatataatTAATCTTACTTCTACTtataatatgtgaaaatttccaAAGGAAAAATTTTACTATTAACTACTACTATACCTGTGAACACCTGGACACAAGGGAGTCTGTGGAAGCTGTGCACTCTAGTGGGTGGGGTGACTTGtggctgtggtggttgtggtggtggtgatgatggtggttgtgatggtaagGGTCAGGGCTAGAATcacagctctccttctcttcactgcTGCCCCTTTCACTCCCTGCATCACTGGCAACCACACTCCCACAGTCACTCCCACCACCACACCGCCCACCCCCacctcccctgccccctcctgGTTGGTCAGGTGGGTGGAGGTGACCGTTCCCCACATGAGGAGTGCCTATGGGTGGGCCCAGGTGGGTTCCTCCTCGGCAAAACAACTCTGAGCCAACCTGTTGTGTGAGGGCTAAAATAGTGAATGGTTCTCAACATTCATGAATCATGACAAGACTAACTAAATCCATAAGAAAAATTAGCATCCACGTGTATACCAGGATCTCATAATGATCCTCACAAAATGCATGTAAACACAACTTGTGAAGGTGGCCCCTAAAACTACAAAATTCTCCCAATGGTTACATACCAAACTAGTCTGAGAAGCTACTCAATACTGCTCACTCCTAAGCAGTTAAGCAGAATCTACAGAAAATGTGGTGTAATTGATTAagcacatggaaaaaaaaaaaaaaaaaaaaaaaaaaatgtatgtgagAAAGCAAGGATCAAATGAGTTATCTCCTTTGCTCTTAACTCTTCGCACTTATTGTCCACCAGTTGTCTTAAGCCAACTTATTCACTTCTTTTGAGCCTTGATGAGAAATGCCAAACAATGACTAAGGAATGCTGCTACCCATTTGGCATGGAAAAAGAACTTTCGTGTGAAACTGGCAGTGCTTTGTCCAATACATCTCTACGTCCCAATATGGTAATGGTGCTTGTGTTGTTCTTCCACCCTGCACCTCCTCATACAGTGGCTCACCTGCTTATTGGTGGCATTGATGAGAGTAGCACGCTGGCTTGGACAGGTGGATGAAGCCATGTTGAGCTCACATTCCCGGCAACCTCCAGCCTCTTCCTCACActggaggaaggtagggagtaGTAGTTACAAGGAAGCTTGTGAAAAAGAATATTTTTCAGGGAGGTAATTAATTATTGACTGATAAGTAATATGTGAGTGCTTTAAATGTGACAATTTTTAAGGCACCTGTGAAATATAGTAATGCAGTTAATAATGGTAAGTTTTAGGAAAGCAGTAATTCAGTAGCAAGTGAGTTGATTTTTCTTTGAATAAACAAGCTCCAATTTAATTTTTGGAACAATCACCTAATCTGTATATTGGTCTCCTTATTTCCAGGGTGCATCAAAACCTTAAAATCACATAtcaaaaaaagaaacacatacCAGGCAagtgttctcctttccttcttcatttttcttgttcttctttcttttcttctttttctccttcttggcCTTCTCTCTCAGTTCCTGCCTCTGCAACTCCTCGCACAGCATCTCAAACTTGGAGTAGCCTTGCTTGTCCTCCACATACAGCTGGAAAGGGGTTgcgagttattattattttcagacCAGTTTAATTAATTTGCTACCTGAAAAATTAAGTTCTTATTTATTGGACACACAGCTTTCAACTTTAAGGGCCATAACAGTACTGAACACTGTCTAGGGATCTTGTATGAGAGCTACACATAAGCTTAGCTTCTGCCCTCCATGTAATATCCCGGTCAACACTTTCTGACATAagaattttcttcctctctaaccCCAGCATTAAAATATGATGGATTACTGTAAAGGTAGCAGTAGCATAACTCAGTGAAGAAGGGTCAACATCCTATCATAAGAAATGTGATGCTCTCTCTTGCTTCCATCCTGCCTTCATTCCCTCACTTCAAAGTTCCTGCGCAGAGTGTCCAGGGCGACGTGGAAGAGGATATCCCAGGTCTGCTCCTCTTCCCGTAGGCGAGTGTGCACCTTCTGCAGCCTCTCATATAGGAAGAGGCCTAGGCAGGTGAGCACCTCCTCTTGGGCAATCTCCAGTGTCTTGGCATGTCTTTCTCGTCTGTGTAAAGAGAGGTGATTATCAagtgagacaggaggaggaagaggtggacatTAAGGTGAGTGCAGAGTGGGGGGATTGTCTCTCCTGCCTATGTAAAAAGCAACTGCCAGAAGATGAGGAGCTAGATACTGTGATGAGTAGACAGTGAAATGGTTGTCTTGCCCACGCAGAGGAGTGTATGGGAAAGGGTGGGACAGAGGAGTGAGTTGAGAGTAAAGAGAGGGTGGGGAACATATCTCCTGCTTGTGAAAAGAGCAAAGCAGTATTATTAAAAAGTCCAATAAGCAGAGCAGGAAGAGACACACTTAAAAACACAGAGAAGTCCTTTAGACCCAGGACACATGATACAAGcaggtgaatgacacacacatgcacacatacacaccttcCCTGTAGCTCTGGCTCGGCACGGGTGATGAGGTGGGTGACATAATCTGTGTCAGCTGGGATGTGGATGTGCCGCTTTGCCTCACACCGACGGATGCCAGCATACAGGGCAGCCACGTAACCCTTGTCCTTGTTCCCTGCACCTGCCTCAACACTGCCACTACCACTTCCACTGCCcccgctactgctgctgctgttgccacCGCTGCTGCTGCCCTGACCCCCCACCAGGATGTCAAATGCCCGATGGAcctgtggggaggggaggtgatgcaATGAATGTGAGGATACCTTGTTGGTATGGGTGGGGATGACAAGGAGATCTGGTGAGTGTGACAAGATATGTTAAGTGGAGGACGTTTTATTCATGGATGTGGAAGGCAGCTGGTGATCAGTTTACAGAGGGTAACTTGTGTTGGTGTCTTACAGACTTGTTATGTGGCCAAACCTCCAAGGAGAGTTCTGAGAAGGTATCATTATAATGAATTGCAAGGGAATTGATGAGTGGTTCTGAAGATTATAGAAGGTGGCCATCAGGGTAAAGTTacaaggtaagggaaaggtagtTCTTGCAGTCCCATGTGGCTGGAAAAAGAGCAATCAGGAACAGTATAAATTAAGACAACATAGGGcataaaagaagatggaaagtcAATAGTAAGATTTGAAAGTAGACAGGTGTTTTTGGCCGTTGACAAAGACATTATTTTTAGAGAATGTAAAACAATATGAGCTGCAATATGGGAGTAGAATAAGTAGAAAAACTAccttatatataaatttatggAAGACATATTACAGTAACTACAAATACATGGAAACATAAGGAcaattaatcacacacacacacacacacacacacacacacacacacacacacacacacagctgtaccTTTACACTTCCCTACACACCTTATTCTTGCACTCTTGACAGAAGCGGTGTTTGCGGAGGTAGTTGTCTAAGGTGGAGAGGAGCTGGTCGGGACACACTAGGGTGACAGACTCACGGCAGGTAGTGTCCATGACGTCCCACACCTCCCGCCAGGACCGCCCCCCTGGCCGGCAGCGAACCCCCTCCATAGAGTGAAGAACGCACCGCCCAGATTTCTTCAGCTTGGGAATGTTGTCCAGCATTGCACTCAAGGCCAGgctatgggaggaggaaggagagctcaTAGGGgtagaaaagaggatgaaggagaggaaaactgaggtggatgagagagaaagagaatgaaggaggggaaagataagaaggatgaagaggaaacatggaaatgcaggcaacagaaagcctattggctcattacgaggttgcctgctatGGTGAATTAATCTGTTCGACAGCCACTTGAGGcctgaggagcag
Coding sequences within:
- the LOC127008095 gene encoding gametogenetin-binding protein 2-like translates to MAKLVGVYDEEEEILLGRRQLPLTVYDTRVMTMQLGETCERCEVSGGNGATATAGRRQWDESFTRQYATLSKEEVVAALTVPSKVLFTRLAQTVACVGCRRSVERLFNQLRVSGHPALEPLLVTGSGALTVQRKYALQARALGSLFSDHGLALSAMLDNIPKLKKSGRCVLHSMEGVRCRPGGRSWREVWDVMDTTCRESVTLVCPDQLLSTLDNYLRKHRFCQECKNKVHRAFDILVGGQGSSSGGNSSSSSGGSGSGSGSVEAGAGNKDKGYVAALYAGIRRCEAKRHIHIPADTDYVTHLITRAEPELQGRRERHAKTLEIAQEEVLTCLGLFLYERLQKVHTRLREEEQTWDILFHVALDTLRRNFELYVEDKQGYSKFEMLCEELQRQELREKAKKEKKKKRKKNKKNEEGKENTCLCEEEAGGCRECELNMASSTCPSQRATLINATNKQVGSELFCRGGTHLGPPIGTPHVGNGHLHPPDQPGGGRGGGGGRCGGGSDCGSVVASDAGSERGSSEEKESCDSSPDPYHHNHHHHHHHNHHSHKSPHPLECTASTDSLVSRCSQGSRDGGYCSAQGSSRDSSEVACGEGLCSHHHEDHLEDPSAPHTPHHPHHNDMEHSEALQPPLSPSLPRHTQPFTLSLQQMLDDSRCEDEEIPEAEVQAWRARLGVVKQKRAELRQTLRQRFQQFCHRGCAVAVPNSGVVGQPHLCPHHNHTPIPHHPITTAPSTKPC